The Leadbettera azotonutricia ZAS-9 genome has a window encoding:
- a CDS encoding ABC transporter transmembrane domain-containing protein, whose protein sequence is MILLQINVSLALTIFAFLPLILLYSMFLQGRLRRAYRESRERIAEVNSRLEDSLSGIRVVKSFANNEFLNTRNYIYKNEAWYWSQ, encoded by the coding sequence TACTTTTACAAATAAATGTGAGCCTTGCACTGACGATATTCGCCTTTCTGCCTCTGATCCTCTTGTATTCAATGTTTCTTCAGGGCCGTTTGCGGAGGGCTTATCGTGAAAGCCGGGAAAGGATAGCTGAAGTTAATTCCCGGCTTGAAGACAGTCTTTCGGGTATCAGGGTGGTTAAATCTTTTGCCAATAATGAATTCCTAAACACCAGAAATTATATTTATAAAAATGAAGCCTGGTACTGGTCGCAGTAG